The DNA region CTTGTGCTGTCCAATGGCCCGGATCTTACCGTAGACCATCTAGTCCTTTGCACCGGATACCGATTTGATGTCCGGCGCGTTCCCTTCCTTCGTCACCTCGTCGAGATGGGTGAACTACGGGAAGTGGGTGGCTTGCCGATTTTATCCCCGCTTGCAGAATCCAGTGCAAGGGGACTGTTCTTCGCAGGCATGTCCGCATTACGCCTGATCGGACCTCAATGCCAATTTGTCTTCGGTACCCAGAAGGTGACGCCTCGGATCTTGCGCGCAATCGTTGATCGGCTCCGGCAGCGCCATGCCTAGTCATTCCGTATTCCTAATATGGGGTTTCTGCGCTGCCGCGATCGTCGGAGATATCGCTCAGTGGCCAGCCCTGCAGCAAACCGCCACCGTACTTTTGGTGCTGGCCCTCATGCTTGATGCACGTCTCTGGATTACACGCGGAAGCGGAAAGCTGTCACTCGCGGTTGGTGTGGGAGCCCTCGTGCTTGGTTGGCTCGCTGGCGATCCACTACAAGCACTGATGGGCTTAACACATTATACCCCTGTTATCGCGCTTCTGTTGTGCGTCTCTCTCATTCGCCTGCCGATGACGGCGAGCGGGGTTGATGCATCCATAAAGGGTGTCTTGGCCAAGGTGCGCAAATCGGCGAGATCCGGAACGGTCACTGCGGCGTCCGTCTTGCTTGCCCCCATGCTTAATCTGGGAACCCTAGCCTTCATGTCTTCCTTTTTGAAGGACAATTCCAGGCCGGATACAACGGCCCCCGTAGCAGTGACGCGAGGGATCGTGATGTCCATGCTTTGGGCCCCCAGCTTTGCACCGATCGCTATGGTAATGGCCGCATTCCCGAATGTCACATGGATTTCCACTCTTCCGATTGCAATAACCTTGCTGGCGGCATCGGTGATATTGGGTGCGCGTGTGCGGGGTGACATTGATACTGGGCTTTTGCCCAGTGAAATACATTGGCACCGCCTCTGGATGGCAGCGAGTTTGATCGCCGTGATGTTGGCAACCAGCATTTTGCTCCGGGTATTGGTGGATGCTCCGCTGACCGATGCCGTATCTGCATCCGGGGTCGTGGTGTTCTTTGTTTGGCTAGCTGTCGCGCCATCCAAACGGAGCGAATGGGTTACCCTGCTTTCGGCACACACCGCATACATGTGGCAGGCCGTGATTGCCGAGTCTGCGTTGTTTGCCGCTTCTGGTATCTTGGCGGAAGTACTCCGGCAGCCACACTGGGCGTCAATGCTCCAATACTGGTTGTCTTTTGCCAACCAACCGACCTGGGGAGCCATGACCACGCTGGTTCTTGGCATACCAGCCTTGGCTACAATCGGGCTTCACCCGATCGTGCCTTTCAGCATCCTTGTGCACACCGTCACCCCGCAAGGTCTGGGCGTCACTCCGCCGGTGCTTTACATGACCTGGGTAATCATCTGGGTTCTGTCGCTTCTAGTGTCGCCTGTATCCGCACTGAATTTGACAGCTTCTGCCGCATTTGGCGTGTCAAGTTGGCGCCTTGGATTCCAGACAAACTGGTGTTACGGCCTCGCATTGGGAGTTGCCGCTGTGTTCATTTTGCATCTATGGAGCTGACCATGCCCGACACACCTGTTTCTCGCACTTTCGGTTTTATTCTGGGGACCAGCCCCGGTACAAATAACGCGATCACGGTAGAGCGACTCGCTCGCGCAGCCCTTGATTCCGGCCATCGCGTAATGATCTTCCTGCTCGATGACGGGATTTACAATGCACTCCACTGCATGAGCAACAAGAGCACCATCAAGGGATTCCAGCAGCTGATTCCCCGAGGCGCTGAAATCGCCGTCTGCTCCAATATGGCGAAGGCCCGCGGCCTGGTTGAGTCCAATGCTTCAGCGGGGGTGATCTATGCGTCCTTGGTGTATTTCTCTGAAATGACATCTACTTGTGATTATTTGCTGGCGTTCACGTTATGAATAAAAGTGGAGCATCTTGCGGATTTCGCAAAAATATCCTTTTTATCCTGCAGTCGTCGGCATTCAATGGTGATCGCAATTACCAAGTAGCGCGGATGGCACTTTCAATCGCGATGGACGCTTCTCCTAATGTGCTCCTCTCAGGGAAAGCGCTGGCCCTAGCCGCCCTGGGCCGCAAGGCTGAGAAGCCGCTGGCGGACTTCTACGAACAGGAACGGCATCTCCATGATCTGGGGATTCCTTGTTATGTGGTGCGTGAGGAGCTCTCGACTTTAGGCCTGACAGAGGAGGGCGTACGGCCAGGAATCACGACGATTTCGGTTGCTGAATGCAACGCATTGCTGAAGCGGATGAACTTTATAGTTACTGCCTAGGGGGAAACCATGAACACTCTAATGATCTGCACCACATTGCCTTCCGCACGCACAGTGCTCGACGATTTGCCTGAGGGTGACCGGACTCACGCAGTGATACTGGTGCACGAGGCTGTTATCGCCACTCCAGAGGATCTCGGCATGCCGCGAACCGGTGTGTTTGCATCCGCGGAGGACATGAAGGCTCTCGGATGTGACAGTCACTGGGCGAGCGTGGACGCAATGGCGTTCGTGCAGATGATTGCCAACGCGCAACAGGTGTACGTCCGATGAGCACGCAGCCGACGACTGAGGCCAACGACATCGACCTCACAACAACCTTGCATAAACCTTACTACCACGTCCACTTTTTTGTCTGTGTGAATCGCCGCAATAACTCCCGAAGCTGTGCTGGGGGCGGATCGGAGCATCTGCAGGAATATGCTAAGAAGCGCGCTAAGGAGCTCGAGCGGCCGGAACTTGGCCGCGTGAGAATAAACAAGTCCGGCTGTCTCGGCCGATGTGAACACGGCCCGATCGCGGTCGTGTATCCGGATGGGGTCTGGTATCGCTACCGATCCAAGGAAGACCTCAACGAGATCTTGTTGGAACATATTGTGCACGGGCGAACCGTACATAGACTCGTCGTGCGTGACACGGAGGATATGGAATGAATGCTTCCAACCCGGTTTCTTTAAGAAAAGGGAATCACCGGTGGATTTGTGCCGTCTGTGATCTTGTCTATGACGAGCGGGATGGATGGCCGGAGGACGGGATCCCTCCAGGAACCCCGTTCGAATCCATTCCGGAGTCATGGGTTTGCCCGGAGTGTGGTGTCTCCAAGGCAGACTTCTACCGTGAGGATTGATTCCATGACACGGTTGCCTATTGTCGTGGTTGGTAGCGGTATGGCCGCCATTGCCCTGGTTAAGGAGCTCAGAAAGCTGAATGCCGAAATCCCGGTGATGATGCTGACGATAAGCGACGGTGCTGTCTATTCGAAACCTCGTCTATCCAATGCGCTGTCGCAGCAGCTATCACCCGCGGCACTTGTACAAATGACCGCACAGGCATTCGCCCTTGAGCAGGGGATCACGACTATAACCAAGTGTTCCGTTGAACACATCGACGTCTCCCGAAAAGTTCTTCATACCACATCGGGCGAAGTTCCCTATCGCACCCTAGTGCTGGCGACCGGATGCCGTGCCAGGAATCCAACTTGCGAGGGGGATGCATGCTCCAATTATCATACGCTGGATAGTTTAGAGTCGTATATGTGTATGCGCCAACAACTCTCCCCTGGTCACACGGTGCTGGTTCTTGGTGGCGGCTTGATTGGCTGTGAAGTCGCAAACGATTTGGCCGCGACCTGCCATAAGGTGTTAATAGTGGAGGCAGGATCGCATCTGCTTGCCTCAACGGTACCATCCGAAATTGGGGTTGAACTGGAACAAGCGCTTCGGCGACTTGGTATAAGCCTGATGAACCGGCGGATTGTCCAGCGCCTGGACAAGTCTGGGAACGCCATTCGTGCGACCTTGAGCGACGGTACCAAGTTGGAGGTGAATGTGGTGATTTCGTCGATCGGAACCACACCTAGAACGGAGCTTGCCAAGTCCGCAGGGCTTGCTGTCGGGCGCGGCATCGTCGTCGATCAATATTTGGAGACCTCGATCCCCGCCATCTATGCCATGGGAGATTGCGCGGAGGTCGCCGGTGTACATGCGCCCTTCGTTCCGCCGCTGCTCGGCCAAGCGCGGGCTTTAGCACGGACTCTTGCCGGTAGCCCGACCCCGTATGTCCCCAAACCGGTCCCAATTACACTTAAAACTCCCGCCTTACC from Thermithiobacillus plumbiphilus includes:
- a CDS encoding DsrE family protein; the encoded protein is MPDTPVSRTFGFILGTSPGTNNAITVERLARAALDSGHRVMIFLLDDGIYNALHCMSNKSTIKGFQQLIPRGAEIAVCSNMAKARGLVESNASAGVIYASLVYFSEMTSTCDYLLAFTL
- a CDS encoding FAD-dependent oxidoreductase, whose amino-acid sequence is MTRLPIVVVGSGMAAIALVKELRKLNAEIPVMMLTISDGAVYSKPRLSNALSQQLSPAALVQMTAQAFALEQGITTITKCSVEHIDVSRKVLHTTSGEVPYRTLVLATGCRARNPTCEGDACSNYHTLDSLESYMCMRQQLSPGHTVLVLGGGLIGCEVANDLAATCHKVLIVEAGSHLLASTVPSEIGVELEQALRRLGISLMNRRIVQRLDKSGNAIRATLSDGTKLEVNVVISSIGTTPRTELAKSAGLAVGRGIVVDQYLETSIPAIYAMGDCAEVAGVHAPFVPPLLGQARALARTLAGSPTPYVPKPVPITLKTPALPVVICPPLVSDGASWLVRKLSEGGVEALCSDYTGTLTGFALAGAACARRRSWADRLGCRLSEMSDAQAPQFNQMEVV
- a CDS encoding rubredoxin, coding for MNASNPVSLRKGNHRWICAVCDLVYDERDGWPEDGIPPGTPFESIPESWVCPECGVSKADFYRED
- a CDS encoding (2Fe-2S) ferredoxin domain-containing protein; translation: MSTQPTTEANDIDLTTTLHKPYYHVHFFVCVNRRNNSRSCAGGGSEHLQEYAKKRAKELERPELGRVRINKSGCLGRCEHGPIAVVYPDGVWYRYRSKEDLNEILLEHIVHGRTVHRLVVRDTEDME